A stretch of DNA from Syngnathus acus chromosome 1, fSynAcu1.2, whole genome shotgun sequence:
tattgtttcaTTATATAAAGGCAGgtccgcaaaaatatttctgacgcgtagccggtccgtggcgcaagaaaggttggggaccactagTCTAAAACAATCTGGCCGTAACTGGAATAGGGTTCTACACGAATGCCTAACGGAAAAGTGAAGTGCACAAAACCTGCATTTGGCtgtatcaaaataaatgtcatgaaaaaggtaaaaacactacatggaagcgcaatgtgttGTGCTGGGTTCTTTTACAagtaaagactgctgctttgagttcacagggagccatgctctttattcactgtacatagtctgccctctagcggtaaaaacgtgaactacaatgctatggctGTCACCACACAATGTAGGTTTCaaactcgtgttatagtttcaatgtcggatttcaaactaggcttgctgtttccgaatgccattcGTGATgggtgttgtaaaaaaaaattgcttaaaCGATTGAAGTgcacataaaaaagaaaaagcttacagcacctggtattcccaggcggtctcccatccaagtactaaccaggcccgaccctgcttagcttccgagatcggacgagatcgggcgttctcagggtagtatggccgtaagccgtGACGTGACTCagaattgtgcattttatagacACAGTCGCCCCTGAAACCATGCCAAGCAGCGGCGGTACTTGATGGCTGTTGTAAAAGTTTCCTTTCACAATtgacgtggaaaaaaaaaaaaaaaaaaaaggctttcagcacctggtattccctgACGGTCTCCCTtccagtgccggctctacgcaggggcaagagggggcaactcCCTCTTCTGCTTCATTTTCTGCTTCAACTTCAAGTTCTCCTTCAACTCCCTCTTCTGCTTCATTTTCTGCTTCAGATTCTGTCTGCGTGGGCCAGGCTGCCCGATTGGACATCATGAGCATCCCCaccagtgccggctctacgcaggggcaagagggggcaacgcccccttaAACAGATGTTCTGCCCCctcaaatcaaacttttagaagtgaaaaatccgctgatagaaacacacgttaatcagccccctctcttctctcatgtcggtgcagtgtgtgtcctccctcacacagcctgctgtcaggactccgcgcccctccgtaaacatccaatcactgtgagtatgcaaatgaggcaagacgcagccagagagtgtcaagttacagtcagcgcggtaggagttggaagtagcagtaaaaactccaccaaactcgtcgtaatgacccgtgatataactaatgattaacgacaactcaaataatagttaatataacattcatattatatgttcccccccctgagagattgcccccttattgtggtcagggggtttgcgtgcctcagtgaccctaacagcaataccagcagaagctttaatcttcaggtgggacacccaagctggacaggtcttagtgtagaggcctgacagagtgcaatccacttcttcaggttgagatctggacacacagctaacaactgccgtgaagaaaacactaacagtgttaaaaatgtgtaaaaaaaaagaaagaaaaaaagaacatgcccccttcacatttctgactgccccctcttatgtgcattcctagaaccggccctgctcccttcccttttttttttacaaccagGTCCCAAACAGGCTTTCTTCCAAGACTTTTGGTGTTttatggaaacatggctatcgtgaaaagttattgacagctttttatgcgGTAGCACGAATTTGCcgttgcgacctgcattttgctgtatcaaaatTAATGTCTTGAAAAAGGTAAatcatcagccccttatgatgaaaaaaattaatggatcacgttttccctcgcccggatgcgggtcaccggggcccccctctggagccaggcttggaggcggggctcgaaggcgagcgtctggtggccgggccttcgcccatggggcccggccgggctcagcccgaaaaggaaacgtgggtcccccttcccatgggctcaccacctgtgggaggggccaaaggggtcgggtgcattgcaagctgggcggcggccaaaggcagggaccttggcggtctgatccccggctgcagaagctggctcttgggacatggaatgtcacctctctggctggaaaggagcccgagctggtgtgcgaggcagaaaagttccgactagatatagtcggacttgcctccacgcacattttgggttccggtacaagccctctcgagaggggctggactctcttccactctggagttgcccacggtgagaggcgtcgagcaggtgtgggtatacttattgccccccggctgggcgcctgcacattggggttcaccccggtgaacgagagggtagcctccctccgccttcgggtggggggacgggtcctgactgttgtttgtgtctatgcaccaaacggcagctcagagtacccaccctttttggagtccttggaggaagtgctggagggcgctccttctggggactccatcgttctactgggtgacttcaatgctcacgtgggcaatgacagtgagacctggaagggcgtgattgggaggaacggcccccccgatctgaacccgagcggtgttctattattggacttctgtgctcgacacggattttctataatgaacaccatgttcaaacataagggtgtccatgtgtgcacttggcaccaggacaccctaggccgcagttcgatgatcgactttgtagtcgtgtcatcggatttgcggccgcatgttttggacactcgggcgaagagaggggcggagctgtcaactgatcaccacctggtggtgggttggctccgatggtgggggaagatgccggtccgacctggcagacccaaacgttctgtgagggtctgctgggaacgtctggcggaatcccctgtcaggaagagcttcaactcccacctccggcagagcttttcccacgtcccgggggaggcgggggacattgagtccgagtggaccttgttccgcgcctccattgttgaggcggccgaccggagctgtggccgtaaggtcattggtgcctgtcatggcggcaatccccgaacccgctggtggacaccggcggtaagggatgctgtcaagctgaagaaggagtcctatcgggccgttttggcctgcgggactccggaggcagctgacaggtaccgggtggccaagcggaacgcggcttcggcggttgctgaggcaaaaacccgggcgtgggaggagtttggcgaggccatggagaatgacttccggacggcttcgaggaaattctggtccaccatccggcgtctcaggagggggaagcagtgcaacgtcaacactgtttacagtggagatggcgtgctgctgacctcgactcgggacgtcgtgtgtcggtggggagaatacttcgaagacctcctcaattccaccgacacgccttccattgtggaagcagggcctggggactctgaggcggactctccaatctctggggttgaagtcactgaggtagttaaaaaactcctcggtggcaaggccccgggggtggatgagatccgcccggatttcttaagggctctggatgttgtggggctgtcatggctgacacgtctctacagcatcgcgtggacatcggggacagtgcctctggattggcagactggggtggtggtttccctctttaagaagggggaccggagggtgtgttccaattacaggggaattacactcctcagcctccctggtaaggtctattcaggggcgctggagaggagggtccgtcgggaggtcgaacctcggattcaggaggaacagtgtggctttcgtcctggccgtggaacagtggaccagctcttcaccctcaacaggatcctcgagggtgcatgggagttcgcccaaccagtccacatgtgttttgtggacttggagaaggcgttcgaccgtgtccctcgggaggttctgtggggggtgcttcgggagtacgggctaccgagccaactgataagggcggttcggtccctgtatcaccgttgccagagtttggtccgcatttccggcagtaagtcggattcgttcccagtgagggttggactccgccaaggctgccctttgtcaccgattctgttcataatttttatggacagaatttctaggtgcagccgaggcgttgagggtgtccggtttggggacctcagcatcgcgtctctgctttttgcagacgacgttgtgctgttggcttcttcaggccgtgatctccagctctcactggagcggttcgcagccgagtgtgaagcggtcgggatgagggtcagcacctccaaatccgagtccatggtcctcgatcggaaaagggtggaatgccctctccggatcggggatgagatcctgccccaagtggaggagtttaagtatcttggggtcttgttcacgagtgaggggaggatggagcgcgagatcgacaggcggatcggtgcagcttcggcagtaatgcggactctgtaccggtccgtcgtggtaaagagagagctgagccaaaaggcaaagctctcaatttaccggtcgatttacgctcctaccctcacctatggtcacgagctatgggtcgtgaccgaaagaacgagatcccggatacaagcggccgaaatgagttttctccgcaggatgtccgggctctcccttagagatagggtgagaagttcggtcatccgggagagactcggagtagagtcgctactcctccacgttgagaggagccagatgaggtggctcgggcatctcatcaggatgcctcctggacgcctccctggggaggtgttccgggcatgtcccaccggtaggagaccccggggacgacccaggacgcgctggagagactatgtctctcggctggcctgggaacgccttgggatcccccgggatgagctagatgaagtggctggggagagggaagtctgggagtccctcctgaagctgctgcccccgcgacccgaccccggataagcggaagaagatggatggatggatggaaaaaggtaaaaacacgacatggaagcgcaatgtgttGTGTTGGGTTCTTTTACAagtaaagactgctgctttgagttcacagggagccatgGTCTTTATTCACTGTCCATAGTCTtccctctagcggtaaaaacgtgaactacaatgctatggatgtcACCACATAATATAGGTTTTaaactcgtgttatagtttcaatgtcggagtttaaactaGGCTTGctgtttccgaatgccattcGTGATgggtgttgtaaaaaaaaatttgcttaAACGATTGAAGTgcacataaaaatgaaaaagcttacagctcctggtattcccaggcggtctcccatccaagtactaaccaggcccgaccctgcttagcttccgagatcggacgagatcgggcgttctcagggtagtatgtcCGTAAGCCGTGACGTGACTCagaattgtgcattttatagacACAGTCGCCCCTGAAACCATGCCAAGCAGCGGCGGTACTTGATGGCTGTTGTAAAAGTTTCCTTTCACAATTGacgtgggaagaaaaaaaaaggctttcagcacctggtattccctgACGGTCTCCCTTCCCTTGTTTTTTACAACCAGGTCCCAAACAGGCTTTCTTCcaagacttttgtttttttatggaaaCAACCTGCATTTTGTtgtatcaaaataaatgtcttgaaaaaggtaaaaacacgacatggaagcgcaatgtgttGTGTTGGGTTCTTTTACAagtaaagactgctgctttgagttcacagggagccatgctctttattcactgtacatagtcttccctctagcggtaaaaacgtgaactacaatgctattgATGTCACCACATAATATAGGTTTCaaactcgtgttatagtttcaatgtcggagtttaaactaGGCTTGctgtttccgaatgccattcGTGATgggtgttgtaaaaaaaaactttaatatAATGGATGCTGGGTGAGCACCAAGGGCCACCATCACGTTTTGGGTGCTCTTCTTGCATTAAAGCTGAGTTCTCCCTCTGCAAGATCACACAGGCGGGATGCATAAAACATCGGACAAGTTTGAGTGGACTGACAAAACGTCTTCAGTAAGTAACACACTCACGGTAAGTTTGGAGTTGGCAAGGATGCaaaaagttaagttaaagttaaagtcccaatgatcgtcacacacacatctgggtgtggtgaaatttgtcctctgcatttaacccatccccgtgtaattttaatccatcccctgggggagaggggagcagtaagcagcagcggtgccgcgctcgggaatcatttggtgatcaaaAGCGAAGTGTGACGAAAAAAGGCTTACAAACTGTTCCGACATGGTGAAGCAAACTGCTTATTTTCAATGTTCACCTTTCAGAAGAAACCTTTGGCCAAATTGCGAGATGATGACAGTGATAGTAGAATGTTGTCCAGAGAGTGAGGAAAGCATAAGGGCAACACGCTGAGCACATGTCACCAATGTCGTCCACAGGACCTCATCTTGTGGGAACCAGGTTTTCCAAATAAAGAAACCTGCGGTGCTCTGTCGGACCTTGGACTGACCTATACCCTCGGCGGCAGCCTCGCGCGGAACTAGATCTGTCAAAAAGGTGCGCAGGCCGCGCGCTGTCACCACCGGGCACTTTTTGTTTACGCTCATGCTTGTTCTCATTTGCTCTCCCTTGCAGCCAAGTCCACCAGTCCTCCTCCGCCGCTCCCAGGTGGGTCAGGGGCCGGCGGCACGTGTTCCCGCCCGTGCGCCATCCGCGGCGATTCTCACCACTTGTGCCTTGCAGGCTGGAGCGACAAATGCGGCTGGGAGTGGCTGGACAACCCCGCCAatgacttctgctacctgatgagAGGGAACCAGCTGAAAGCTGGTAGGAGGCGCGCGACGACTGCAACCTCCACGATGCCCATCTGCTCACTATCACGGACTCTCACGAGCAGGCCTTTGTgcacggtgtgtgtgtgtgtgtgtgtgtgcgtgcgcagtCTTAATGTCTGCACTTGTGTTTTGGCGCTACCATGTGGAAACTTTGATCCAAAGGTCACAGCAAGGCCGTGCTCACCACTCCCTCGCTGTGGCTGGACGCCGACGCCCCCTTCGCCGAGAGCGGCGGCCGGTGGGCCGACGGCTCCCCGTTCAGCTACGTCCACCTGAGCGCCGGTTTGTGGCGAGCCACGCTCATGTTCCCATTCAGGAACTTAGCGCTTAGTCTCTGTTGGCCCCCTTGCAGGTCACCATGGCGACAAAGTTGGGGGACGCTGCCTTTCCTTTCTCATTGACAACGGCGACTGGAAATTTGACGTGTGCGAGATCAAGAGAGGCTACATCTGCAAGAGAAGAGGTAGgagggcggggcggggcggggtgGGACGGGCCGCGACCCTCTATCTCAAGGCGTGCTGACGTTTGCCTTTGGTCTTGCAGCGGCGACAGCGCAACAAGCTCCGCTGCCTCACGCCGGTAAGAAATTGCCGCTTGCAAAGATGGCCGCCAGAACTAATTAACCTGCCCTGCCTcgcccccgcccgcccgcaggTTTCCTCAAGCAAGAGATATGCGAGAACGCCGACAACCGAGCCATTTGCCCCGAAGACAGAGTCATGCGCATCCAGTCGGCCTTCTACGGACGGAGGAGCAGCAACGTCTGCTCGGCCCAACGCGGCTCAGACGGTAGGAGGCCCCGCCGACTGTCGGCCGTCCTTTAGCTGATGTGTCAACTTGGTGCCCTCTCGCAGCCAAATGTACGGTGGAAGGTGCCCTCCTTCACTACAGGAAAGAGTGCGACAACTGCCACCAGTGCCTCGTCAAGCCCATGAAGGAGGACCCCTGCCCCGAGGTCTCCAAATACCTCCAGATGGTCTACACCTGCGAAACGGACGGTAGGTGTCGTCTCGTCTTTGCCAAATGAATTGTTGTGTGCCGCCGCCGCGCTGCCTTTACTGCTGCGGGTGTCCATGCACAAACCAGGTAAGCCAATGAGGCCCTGAATAACATTTGTCCAAAGAGTGTTTTCACAGTTTAGGCAACACCCAAGGCAGCCTGAAAAAGTTGAAGCTGAGAGCCTCCTCCTCATTGAGCGTATTCGGCCCCGACAAGGCTTGCCTCAATGGGAAAAGTTGCTGGAAACCGTTGAAGCGTACGTGGAGAACTCTGACaccgccacacacacacacacacacacacacacaaaatctggcttctccttccttccctcagCTATGGACAGCTGGATCGAGGTGGACTTAGAGGAGATGAAAAAAGTGACCGGGATGGAGATCCAGATGTGTCCTTGGGCCTCTTCCAGGCACTGGTCCAGGTTTAAGATGACCCATAGTTTGGACGGACAGGACTGGACCGACCACTCCCAGATAGTGAGTGGGCAGCCGCGAGCCAACTTGCTCcactctctctcctctctctctctctctctctctctctctctctctctctctctctctctctctctctctctctctttttcctctctctccatttctttctccctctctcattttctctttctctctctctttctctctctctctctctctctctctcctctctgtctttctttttcctctttctctttttcaccttttctctttctctctctctctctctctctctctctctctctctctctctctcctctctctctttttcctatctctccttttctctttctccctgTCTCCTTTTCTCTTTCCCTCTTTTTCTCGCTCCGTCTCTCTCCTGTCTCCCTTTCCcttgctctctttctctctttccctCTTTCCCTCTTAAGATGACCCATAGTTTGGACGGACAGGACTGGACCGACCACTCCCAGATAGTGAGTGGGCAGCCGCGAGCCAACTTGCTCcactctctctcctctctctctctctctctctctctctctctctctctctctctctctctctctctctctctctctctctctctctttttcctctctctccatttctttctccctctctcattttctctttctctctctctttctctctctctctctctctctctctctctcctctctgtctttctttttcctctttctctttttcaccttttctctttctctctctctctctctctctctctctctctctctctctctctctcctctctctctttttcctatctctccttttctctttctccctgTCTCCTTTTCTCTTTCCCTCTTTTTCTCGCTCCGTCTCTCTCCTGTCTCCCTTTCCcttgctctctttctctctttccctCTTTCCctcgttctgtctctctccatctctcttctctctctctctttttcctctctccatttctctttctctctttttcttgctcCGTCTCTCCCCTGCTTCTCTTTCCcttgctctctttctctcttttcctctttctctttctttctctctctctctattccTCTCCAtctcgtctgtctgtctgtctttctgtctgtctgtctgtctgtctgtctgtctgtctgtctgtctgtctgtctctctcgctctctcactcTTGTCTTTCTCGCCAGCTTTCCCCCGGAGCGACTCAAACCCTGATGGAGCCCATGCTAGCCCAGTTCATCCGCATCCTGCCACTGGATTACCAATGGAACGTCGGCCTCCGCTTTGACGTCTTGGGATGCACGCTTGACAATAGGCGAGCTGCCGGCGCTGCGCTCACCGTCAAAAAGGAAAACCAACTGTGACTCTCGCGTCCGCAGATGTGATCAGCTGCGACGAGCAGTTCGTCAATGTCGCCTTAGACAAGCAGCCCACTACGTGAGTGGTCCGAGCTTTCCAATCAAGTGCGAGTCTCGCAACGGCCGTGTCGTCCGCAGGGTCTTCTGTCCGCCGGGTTGCGCCAAATTGGACCACCAAGTCTACGGCACGTGGGTGTACAAAGAGGTACGTGACGGCGCCGCCCGCCACTCGCCTTCCTGGGCTCTGACGCGGCGCTTTGCGTGAGCGCAGGAGTCTCACATCTGCGCCGCCGCCATTCACGCCGGCGTCATCGCTGACAAGACTGGAGGACAGTGCACCTTGCTGAAAGCGCCGCCGGAGAAGAGCTTCAAAGCATCCAAACAGAACGGAATCCTCTCCAAACAGTGAGTGGCCCGCTTTCAGCGCGCGCTCTGATGACAGACGCCGGCTTAACGCGAGCGCCGGCATCGATCCGCAGATTGAACCAAGAGGGGCCTTTGGCTTTCACGTTTGCCGACGGAGGTGAGTTGCCGAAGCGCCGTGGCGTCAAACTTGTGCGTGACACCTGGCGATGTCTCATGGGCAGAGATGAGATGCTTGGGACCTgagtgggaggagtttgccgGCTTTTGCTACAACATTTTTGAGGACAAGAAGACCTGGGCCGACGCTCAGCACGCCTGCGGGACTTCTGGCGCCCAGCTGGTGTCCGTGGGTTCCCTAGTGGAGCAGGAGTGGCTGAAGACGACTTTGTACTTTGGTACGctgcctcgcctcgcctcgtaTGTTCGGAGATGTGATGTCACGCCCTTCCTCTGCAGATGACAGCGACACGTGGACCGGACTCAATGACCTGGCTGTTCCCGGCATGTTCGTGTGGTCAGACCGCCGCCCTTGACCTAACCCTTGACCTTCTGGGCTGCCGGAGAGCCCAACAACGAGCTCCCCTTGGACGACAACTGCGTTGCGGCGGCTTACCAGGTGAGCTTGCAGGCATGCACGGCTACGCCTCCACCGGCAGCCACCcacacacccacccacccctTTTGTCTTTCAGGCGGGACGCTGGATGCGGATGTTGTGCACGCAGCTCAATCGCTTCGTGTGCAAGATGCCCAAAGCGCATTACACCATCGCCGCTGGAGAGCCCGAGACGGAAAGCGGCGATTCCAAGGCCTTGTCCATGGTGTCGACTGGAACTGTGAGTGGCACGCAAACGCTTTAGCCCAGggttgtcaaactcatttttatcgCGGGCCACTTTGTCCTTGTGGCATCCCTCAGAGGGCTGTATTttatatgaaatattttcttcagtTATTGTTCAAATTACTATGGAAAGGATGAAtacaaatcattaaaaaaaaaaagtcacacaaaattGGTTTTAGCAAAAATCATGGGAGTCGACATGGCGGGCCTgatttggcccccgggccttgagtttgacacctacgCTTTAGCCGCTTGCTTCTTGATTTTGTGGCCAAATGCGTGGATTGCAATATACCGTTGCGTATGCCCAATGCAGTGCAAAGACCTTGTCCTGGAAATGATGAAAGGTCTTCAGGTGGGAAGTACCATCACCATCAAAGGGCAGGGCAACGACAAGACCAAGAGGTACACCAGGGTAAAGAAGGCAATCGTTTGGGGAAAGCGCCaacgcctgtgtgtgtgtgcatgtgtgtgtgtgtgtgtgtgtgtgtgtgtgtgtgtctcgctCGCAGCTTCCAAGCCAGCTTGCTCAACGCCGACGACCAATCCATCCTGCAGCTCAAGCTGGACGCCGAGACCCAAACCGTCACGCTGAGCTCCCAACTGTACAGCGACCCGGACCAGCAGCAGCTAAACCAGCTGCACGTTGCCCGTATCCCCCTGCAACCTGGAGTGGACTTCAAGGTAACGCTCCATGCCGCGCACTCGCCAGTGCCCCCCGCCTAATTGCCTCTCTCGTTCAGATCGTCATCAGCTGCGCCCAGCACGTCTTCCGCGTTTTGGCCGGGGGCCACCGGCTGCACTACGCCTACCAGCGCCACCTCCGACTGGCAGACATCACGCTGCTGCGACTGCATGGCGACGTGTCGCTGAAGGTTGTCCGCCTGGCGACGGCGCCGCCCACCTGAGCCGCAAAAACTACGACAACCCAACAGCGGCGGTCTCGTACCGTGCGCTGCCCGATAAGCtaagtttgtgcatgttttcttGACACCTCAAAGCACTTACTGAGGTTCAGGAGAAAAGCTgagtgaggagaaaaaaaaaaaaaaaaaaaaattacagcaGCTATCCAGTTAACcaactgcaaaaaaatctagaaaaaaaatggtattcCTTTTGTGTTATACAATatctatatatgtataaagTATCTATG
This window harbors:
- the LOC119122327 gene encoding limulus clotting factor C-like, yielding MSVFCPPGCAKLDHQVYGTWVYKEESHICAAAIHAGVIADKTGGQCTLLKAPPEKSFKASKQNGILSKQLNQEGPLAFTFADGEMRCLGPEWEEFAGFCYNIFEDKKTWADAQHACGTSGAQLVSVGSLVEQEWLKTTLYFDDSDTWTGLNDLAVPGMFVWSDRRP